The following proteins are encoded in a genomic region of Clostridiisalibacter paucivorans DSM 22131:
- a CDS encoding spore germination protein produces MLKNPIIRELECINKDKNGIVVREIDVQKNNMYLLYIPEISDRKRISGEIIKPLLTYSKKEKLDPDSIIKTVLYLDNAYTDGDEKKIRDYIFQGKSILIIDNFKKYIVMETFKVEKRNVDTPLIETTIRAPKDAFTENFQTNLSLIRYRIKDPDLCIEKKILGKKSKTSVALIYIRGITNPKYVEEVNKRLNKISIDAIIESSYIQKMISESYNVFPQIGVAERSESASANILDGKVCLLVEGSNFALIMPKTFYQFLDSGDDHYENTYLSVFTKLLRIIALTISLTLSSLYVTVVGFQPDLLPSQYILALASSRVAVPVNAFFEAVLMEMISELLRESSIRLPKQIGPAIGIVGAIVIGQAAVAAGLVSPLMVIIVSLSSMSSFAIPDYTIVNAFRILKFLLLILTGIFGLFGFIMGYSIVIILLVSTESFGVPYMAPVTPLNLKDLKDYLLSNIDTNKDRPDFLSTTNKYRKYLEYNFSRQKGQKIKKMP; encoded by the coding sequence ATGTTGAAAAATCCAATAATAAGGGAATTAGAATGTATAAATAAAGATAAGAATGGTATAGTTGTACGGGAAATAGACGTACAAAAAAATAATATGTATTTATTATATATACCAGAAATTAGTGATAGAAAAAGGATATCTGGAGAGATAATTAAACCCTTATTGACATATTCAAAAAAAGAAAAGTTAGATCCTGATAGTATTATAAAAACAGTATTATATTTAGACAATGCATATACAGATGGTGATGAGAAAAAAATCAGGGACTATATTTTCCAAGGAAAAAGTATATTAATAATAGACAATTTCAAAAAATATATAGTAATGGAAACATTTAAAGTGGAAAAAAGGAATGTGGACACACCCCTTATAGAAACTACTATAAGGGCACCTAAAGATGCATTTACTGAAAATTTTCAGACTAATTTATCCTTGATAAGGTATAGGATAAAAGACCCTGATTTATGTATTGAAAAAAAGATTTTAGGTAAAAAAAGTAAAACTAGTGTGGCATTGATATATATAAGAGGAATTACAAATCCCAAGTATGTAGAAGAAGTAAATAAAAGATTGAATAAGATTTCTATAGATGCAATAATTGAGTCTTCATATATTCAAAAGATGATATCAGAAAGTTATAATGTTTTTCCACAAATAGGTGTGGCAGAGCGTTCAGAATCTGCCTCAGCAAATATATTAGACGGCAAGGTATGTTTATTGGTTGAAGGTAGTAATTTTGCCCTTATTATGCCTAAAACTTTTTATCAATTTTTAGATTCAGGGGACGATCACTATGAAAATACATATTTATCTGTATTTACTAAATTATTAAGGATTATTGCCCTTACTATCTCTTTAACACTTTCTTCGTTGTATGTGACTGTAGTGGGATTTCAACCTGATTTACTTCCGTCCCAATATATATTAGCTTTAGCCTCTTCGAGGGTAGCTGTGCCTGTAAATGCTTTTTTTGAAGCAGTATTAATGGAGATGATTTCTGAACTCTTGAGGGAATCCAGTATTAGATTACCAAAACAGATAGGTCCTGCCATAGGTATAGTAGGAGCTATAGTTATAGGCCAAGCAGCAGTAGCAGCAGGATTAGTTAGTCCATTAATGGTAATAATAGTTTCCCTTTCTTCTATGTCATCCTTTGCCATACCTGATTATACTATTGTAAATGCCTTTAGGATTTTAAAATTTTTACTCCTCATATTGACAGGAATCTTTGGACTATTTGGGTTTATTATGGGATATTCAATAGTAATAATTCTATTGGTATCAACAGAAAGCTTTGGAGTACCATATATGGCCCCTGTTACCCCATTGAATTTGAAGGATTTAAAAGATTATTTATTGAGCAACATAGATACTAATAAGGACAGACCAGATTTTTTGAGTACCACAAACAAATACCGAAAATACTTAG
- a CDS encoding bacterial transcriptional activator domain-containing protein, with protein sequence MDKCLEEVCEDRIEVITLGNFDIKIRGDSIIDKLGRSYKILGLFKYFISFKGKKLLAETIIDHALEYNSSSNPKNVLRTQIFRLRKILEEIRKEVKCDNTLFNIEFSNGYYVFNTCERCKMDYEIFEEKIFHANKLLSIDKLEAIQKYKEAVYMYKGEYMGEGSYGDWIIPIRNRYNRIYLQTIIKLIEHLKSEEDYSTIIEVCEIGISVQPFEEVLHIYYMEALLKIGQIKQAMSHYEYTTYKLYKDFGIKPSMAMKDIYRKIQIENEEKVVTDLFFIEKRLKDTDFKGAMYCDLEYFKFLYNLEKRKSDRNNTDTFIALITLDCIMDNKSEVELRQAKNVLKNILSKRLRKGDVFTFWNENQSIVMFSNLKETCLHKIEFRIERAFEEEVLCAQWNLRFRFNKILSNF encoded by the coding sequence ATGGATAAATGCTTAGAAGAGGTGTGTGAGGATAGAATAGAAGTAATAACATTGGGCAATTTCGATATCAAAATACGAGGGGATTCAATAATAGATAAGTTAGGTAGGTCTTATAAAATATTGGGATTATTTAAATACTTTATATCCTTTAAAGGTAAAAAATTATTAGCTGAAACTATAATAGACCATGCCCTAGAATATAATAGCTCGAGCAATCCTAAAAATGTTTTAAGAACTCAAATATTTAGGCTTAGAAAAATACTAGAAGAAATAAGGAAAGAAGTAAAATGCGACAATACTTTATTCAATATTGAATTTTCAAATGGATATTATGTTTTTAATACATGTGAAAGATGTAAAATGGATTATGAAATATTTGAAGAAAAGATATTTCATGCAAATAAGCTACTTTCTATAGATAAGTTGGAGGCAATACAAAAGTATAAAGAGGCAGTTTATATGTATAAAGGTGAATATATGGGTGAAGGAAGTTATGGGGATTGGATTATACCTATAAGAAATAGATATAATCGTATATATTTGCAGACAATTATAAAGTTAATTGAGCATCTAAAAAGTGAAGAAGACTATAGTACAATAATAGAAGTGTGTGAAATAGGGATATCGGTTCAACCATTTGAAGAAGTTCTTCATATATATTATATGGAGGCATTACTTAAGATAGGACAAATAAAGCAAGCTATGAGTCATTATGAATATACTACATACAAATTATATAAAGATTTTGGAATAAAGCCTTCTATGGCAATGAAAGATATTTATAGAAAAATACAGATTGAGAATGAAGAAAAGGTTGTAACTGATTTATTTTTTATAGAAAAGAGATTGAAAGATACAGACTTTAAAGGAGCTATGTATTGTGATTTAGAGTATTTTAAATTTCTATATAATTTAGAGAAGAGAAAGAGTGACAGAAACAATACAGATACTTTTATAGCCCTTATTACCTTAGATTGCATAATGGATAATAAATCAGAAGTAGAATTGAGGCAGGCAAAGAATGTATTAAAAAATATATTATCAAAAAGACTTAGAAAAGGTGATGTATTTACGTTTTGGAATGAGAATCAATCTATAGTAATGTTTTCGAATTTAAAAGAAACTTGTTTACATAAAATAGAGTTTAGGATTGAAAGGGCATTTGAAGAAGAGGTGTTATGTGCTCAATGGAATCTAAGATTTCGGTTTAATAAAATATTATCTAATTTTTAA
- a CDS encoding transglutaminase-like domain-containing protein, whose amino-acid sequence MRLKGTSIIFIIVLVLFLNTVVLADAVGVFNVDNIEKGLLKINAENLNGNFKLMVQKDDSKYYYSINKTEEIVPLQLGSGEYELFFLENVSGNKYKILEKKQINVDIEDDMSIYLQSAQPVEWSQDMEAIKLAKELTKDINNDKDKIKVIYEYIIENIKYDSEKIQNINDNYIPNIDNTLQEKKGICYDYSSLYGAMLRSLNIPTKLVKGNKNDIDVYHAWNEVYIKEEGKWVTIDTIYDATMKENGTSYDMIKDNKEYEKIREY is encoded by the coding sequence ATGAGGTTAAAAGGGACAAGCATTATATTTATAATTGTATTAGTATTATTTTTAAATACTGTTGTATTGGCAGATGCTGTTGGAGTATTTAATGTAGATAATATAGAAAAGGGATTATTAAAAATAAATGCTGAAAATCTTAATGGTAATTTTAAATTAATGGTTCAAAAGGATGATAGCAAGTACTATTATAGTATAAATAAAACTGAAGAAATTGTTCCTTTACAATTAGGCTCAGGTGAATATGAATTATTTTTTTTAGAGAATGTATCAGGTAACAAATACAAGATATTAGAGAAGAAACAGATTAATGTAGATATAGAAGATGATATGTCGATTTATTTACAATCTGCGCAACCTGTTGAGTGGTCACAAGATATGGAAGCTATAAAATTGGCTAAAGAATTAACTAAAGATATAAACAATGACAAAGATAAGATAAAGGTAATATATGAGTATATAATAGAAAATATAAAGTATGATAGTGAAAAGATACAAAATATAAATGATAATTATATACCTAATATAGATAATACTTTACAGGAAAAGAAAGGTATTTGCTATGATTATTCATCTTTATATGGCGCAATGTTGAGAAGTTTGAATATACCCACTAAGCTTGTAAAGGGAAATAAAAATGATATAGATGTATATCATGCATGGAATGAAGTCTATATAAAAGAAGAAGGCAAGTGGGTAACAATAGATACTATTTATGATGCGACTATGAAAGAAAATGGGACAAGTTACGATATGATAAAAGATAATAAAGAATATGAAAAAATCAGGGAATATTAA
- a CDS encoding endospore germination permease, which yields MNTGLTNRQISLILYAVTVGYGIIDLPKDVASSAGTGGWVTLALSTLLLMFMTYIITTTQYNNPGKTLDEYSSDIFGSIITKIIIISYILYFLTIFTMITRMYSEIIKLLFLNKTPVWSTMILFYGVVFLAVIKRLNAIARLVELYITIAIFGIISTIIFIFSYGEIINMKPFFVRSDIFKYIGAIRKLLFAFIGVEILYMIPMDKKKNRSILKYNLITVGLIGIIYILIFESNISITGIRGIINQKSTLFQVLRGIDIQYLDILKRFDGFFFIFWSMDILCSTSIWLYGTAFFTKKIFPKISFIKITIFIVLVSFILSILPRKISQVKSVLSVVSKVSPLFLIVMPIIIYIGVKVKNNEKISD from the coding sequence ATGAATACTGGGTTAACTAATAGACAAATTTCATTAATATTATATGCTGTCACGGTGGGGTATGGAATAATAGACTTGCCAAAGGATGTTGCTAGTAGTGCTGGTACAGGAGGATGGGTTACTTTAGCTTTATCGACACTATTATTGATGTTCATGACATATATTATAACTACTACTCAATATAATAATCCAGGTAAGACTCTAGATGAATATTCCAGTGATATTTTTGGCTCTATTATTACAAAAATAATAATAATTAGCTATATACTATATTTTTTAACCATATTTACTATGATAACAAGGATGTATTCTGAGATAATAAAATTATTATTTTTAAATAAGACACCTGTATGGTCAACAATGATACTTTTTTATGGGGTAGTGTTTTTAGCAGTTATAAAAAGACTAAATGCGATTGCAAGATTAGTTGAGCTTTACATAACAATAGCAATATTTGGAATAATATCTACCATAATATTTATATTTAGTTATGGAGAAATCATTAATATGAAGCCCTTTTTCGTGAGAAGTGATATCTTTAAATATATTGGGGCAATAAGGAAATTATTATTTGCGTTTATTGGAGTTGAAATATTATACATGATACCTATGGATAAAAAGAAAAATAGGTCTATACTTAAATATAACCTAATTACAGTTGGATTGATAGGGATTATATATATACTAATTTTTGAATCTAATATATCCATTACAGGTATAAGGGGCATAATCAATCAGAAAAGTACATTATTCCAAGTTTTAAGAGGTATTGATATACAATATCTTGATATTTTAAAGAGATTTGATGGTTTTTTCTTCATATTTTGGTCAATGGATATTTTATGTTCTACGAGTATTTGGCTTTATGGGACAGCTTTTTTTACAAAAAAAATATTTCCTAAGATAAGTTTTATCAAGATTACTATATTCATAGTACTAGTATCATTTATTCTTTCTATATTACCAAGAAAAATAAGTCAAGTTAAATCAGTATTGAGTGTAGTTTCTAAAGTAAGCCCATTATTTTTAATAGTAATGCCTATAATAATATATATTGGAGTAAAGGTGAAAAACAATGAAAAAATTAGTGATTAA
- a CDS encoding class D sortase, producing MIKKIFSYLLIFVGIAIILYPTALEKYNDYKQKKILEGWETSFSQVEISENILQRKEMNTYEVEENRSSKEEAEWTEKYIEKNMEGTMKIDKINFYQPILSGATKKNLDISVASIDNTGEMGKLGNYAIAGHRNRTYGRNFNRLGELNIGDIIEVDDGKHTYRYDVFQKVIISPENIEVLLGNGKDKIITLVTCDYSTEPSSRLIIKGKILE from the coding sequence ATGATTAAAAAAATATTTTCCTATCTATTAATTTTTGTTGGTATAGCAATAATCTTGTATCCAACAGCTTTGGAGAAGTATAATGATTATAAACAAAAAAAGATACTAGAAGGTTGGGAGACTTCATTTTCACAAGTGGAAATCAGTGAAAATATTTTACAAAGAAAAGAAATGAATACATATGAAGTTGAGGAAAATAGAAGCTCAAAAGAAGAGGCTGAATGGACAGAAAAATATATTGAAAAAAATATGGAAGGAACAATGAAAATAGATAAGATAAATTTTTACCAGCCTATTTTGTCAGGAGCAACAAAAAAAAATTTAGATATATCAGTAGCCAGTATAGACAATACTGGGGAAATGGGCAAATTAGGTAATTATGCCATAGCTGGACATAGAAACAGAACATATGGAAGAAATTTCAATAGACTGGGAGAATTAAATATTGGCGATATTATAGAAGTTGATGATGGAAAGCATACCTATAGGTATGATGTGTTTCAAAAGGTTATAATATCACCTGAAAATATAGAGGTATTATTGGGAAATGGTAAAGATAAAATTATAACATTGGTAACTTGTGACTATAGTACGGAACCTTCCTCAAGGTTAATTATAAAAGGGAAAATTTTAGAATAA
- a CDS encoding TasA family protein, with protein sequence MKKRLMVILSTVALLSLLVVGGTMAWFTSNPEPVVNAFTAGTVEIEVNEHGFSDITNWNPGDTTNKDVSVISNGSKKSYVRVSLTPEWHKEGYDLSSGNVDLILANNSDWVKQGDYYYYKHILNEGEETSLLLDEVEFIGAETSNDYQGAVLKISVKAEAVQASHEAYKDTWELTELPVGVKEWSAPVDPTPAPEEDDQ encoded by the coding sequence ATGAAAAAGAGATTAATGGTTATTTTATCAACGGTTGCATTGTTATCACTTTTAGTTGTTGGAGGAACTATGGCTTGGTTTACAAGTAATCCAGAGCCAGTAGTAAATGCATTTACAGCAGGGACAGTAGAGATAGAAGTTAATGAACATGGTTTTTCAGATATAACTAATTGGAATCCAGGGGACACAACTAATAAAGACGTATCAGTAATAAGTAATGGTTCTAAGAAGAGTTATGTAAGGGTTAGCTTAACTCCAGAATGGCATAAAGAGGGCTATGACCTTTCCAGTGGAAATGTAGATTTAATTCTTGCAAATAATTCTGATTGGGTAAAACAAGGGGATTATTATTATTACAAACATATTTTAAATGAAGGAGAAGAAACAAGTCTGTTATTAGATGAAGTAGAATTTATAGGGGCTGAAACAAGTAATGATTATCAAGGAGCAGTTTTAAAGATATCAGTAAAGGCTGAAGCTGTGCAGGCATCACATGAGGCATATAAGGATACTTGGGAATTAACAGAACTTCCAGTAGGTGTAAAAGAATGGTCAGCACCTGTAGATCCAACACCAGCTCCAGAAGAAGATGATCAATAA
- a CDS encoding signal peptidase I has product MEKDIKQKNNSFIKILKIVENIIFYVFMAIMIVLIFFLIQSRMTGDVPSIGSYRMYIVESGSMTPTIKVGSLVIVKEVDANDIDSGDVITYRGLEDTVVTHRVVKIKKDDEISFITKGDANETKDPLPLNESHLIGKSIFWVPYIGVLMGFIRTKTGFITLIVVPLILLIIIQFYSRYKRKKGNDV; this is encoded by the coding sequence ATGGAAAAGGATATAAAACAAAAAAACAATTCTTTTATAAAGATATTGAAAATAGTTGAGAATATAATTTTTTATGTCTTTATGGCAATAATGATTGTATTAATATTTTTCCTAATACAAAGTAGAATGACAGGAGATGTTCCTTCAATAGGAAGCTATAGGATGTATATAGTTGAAAGTGGTAGCATGACCCCCACTATAAAAGTAGGTAGTTTAGTCATAGTTAAAGAAGTTGATGCTAATGATATAGATTCTGGTGATGTAATAACTTATAGAGGTCTTGAGGACACCGTTGTTACCCATAGAGTAGTAAAAATAAAAAAAGATGATGAAATAAGCTTTATAACTAAGGGAGATGCAAATGAAACGAAAGATCCTTTACCACTAAATGAAAGCCATCTCATAGGAAAATCAATATTTTGGGTACCATATATAGGTGTGTTAATGGGATTTATAAGGACTAAAACAGGATTTATAACATTAATAGTAGTACCCCTTATATTACTTATTATTATTCAATTTTATAGTAGGTATAAAAGAAAGAAAGGGAATGATGTGTAG
- a CDS encoding Ger(x)C family spore germination protein: protein MKKLVIKIILICILSIFVCGCWNYKDLNKKSVSLSIGVDYYENTNEIQFINEVAELTTKSTEEVEITGVNLYEAQGENFEKARNDIDRQEPSLDFAGATRVLVFSRRYAEDGIKSYINRVDRLYGLRSSALVAISDKSPKEIFSNKVKNNISVGHSIEDTIRYLSENGMSIYVTSYSIENNMAIEEIGYVIPYITVEKSTSKYLGLGIIKDSKLIDVVNADEAKGILFLMIPDAVTVDVFNYSNNKASIRTKVKDKKIKTDYSKGKVNINIDLKMDSNIQYLYKDEKITKEEIEKLEKQATEKIKEHIMKQINRSKEEYKCDFYGFAKYFNAQNPEIYRELDWKTEYPRSDIKINIDLKIVGTNIIEVLK from the coding sequence ATGAAAAAATTAGTGATTAAGATTATATTAATATGTATATTATCAATTTTTGTTTGTGGATGCTGGAACTATAAAGATCTAAATAAAAAAAGTGTAAGTTTGTCAATTGGTGTAGACTATTATGAAAATACAAATGAAATTCAATTTATTAATGAGGTTGCAGAATTAACGACTAAAAGCACTGAAGAAGTAGAAATAACTGGAGTCAATCTATATGAGGCCCAGGGAGAAAACTTTGAAAAAGCTAGAAATGATATTGACAGACAGGAACCATCTCTAGATTTTGCAGGGGCCACAAGGGTATTGGTATTTAGTAGAAGATATGCTGAAGATGGAATAAAGAGTTATATAAATAGGGTGGATAGATTATATGGATTGAGAAGTTCTGCATTAGTAGCCATAAGTGATAAATCACCGAAAGAGATATTTTCAAATAAAGTAAAGAATAATATATCTGTAGGTCACTCTATAGAGGATACCATAAGATATTTAAGTGAAAATGGCATGAGTATATATGTTACATCTTATAGTATAGAGAATAATATGGCTATAGAAGAAATAGGATATGTTATACCATATATAACAGTAGAGAAAAGTACATCTAAATATCTAGGATTGGGAATTATAAAAGATTCAAAGCTAATAGATGTAGTAAATGCTGATGAGGCAAAGGGTATACTTTTTTTGATGATACCTGATGCTGTTACAGTAGATGTATTTAATTATAGCAATAACAAGGCTTCCATAAGAACAAAAGTAAAAGACAAAAAAATTAAAACAGATTACTCTAAAGGCAAAGTAAATATAAATATAGATTTAAAGATGGATTCCAATATACAATATTTATATAAGGATGAAAAAATAACGAAAGAAGAAATTGAAAAATTAGAAAAACAAGCAACAGAAAAAATAAAAGAACATATTATGAAACAGATTAACAGATCTAAAGAAGAGTACAAATGTGATTTTTATGGATTTGCTAAATATTTCAATGCTCAAAATCCAGAAATATATAGAGAATTGGACTGGAAAACAGAATATCCAAGGTCAGATATAAAGATTAATATAGATTTGAAGATTGTAGGGACCAATATAATTGAAGTATTGAAATGA
- a CDS encoding vWA domain-containing protein has product MRKMKLGVAYLLILVLILGSGFGNIAYGASNSDSVNEKVEDSTDNAEDSTDNAEDSTDNVEDSTDNAEDSTDNAEDSTDSVKDSTDNAEDSTDNAEDSTDSTEDSSDSTEDSSDSAEEPVETPEEPVETPEEPVETPEEPVETPEEPVETPEEPVETPEEPVETPEEPVGTPEEPVETPEEPAETPEEPVETPEEPVETPEEPAETPEEPVETPEEAAETPEEPVETPEEPDETPEEPVELPEEPVIPPEEVIPPELPLEPIVPEVIPEPSLYVSVETDRDAYKFWEPIEYTINIINNGNVDITDIGVEDDLTGVDDFIELLPVGEERSIHTNYQVLSEKGIENKMLVNKVYITAVSEEIILNEEETSIVQLKGPDKIHEECDSDFIEKQMYEKIPEEYLEKLGVIKRISSKRMARSLMAKSLDSIVTNYTDTIVVDKRANEVEGCREYEVKLDITGTPPETPLDVVLVIDRSGSMKSGSPSSMDYAKDAAKEFTEKVLNNNPNNRVAVVSFEYVGEYHDFLFWGWWDDGNLYDDTSINSNFSNNLSSLKGAINSIVANGGTNTEAGFIRASNLMSSYGRPEANKAIVLLTDGVPTVSIGREYGPSNPDNHNSHTIAAYEAGRNAQFGGDVQVFTVGLLGEVPSNSLDIARDTLDRAQNAGYYETDSAVDLSDIYENIAGQLGYSAKDAEVIDVINDNFVLLSDFSENDDVSYDEDTRTIRWTPGTIINESSLTYRLRAKCSFQGGESIPTNDWAKLDYNDVNGNHSTKDFPIPNVNVQPPLSVDLGEDKEIIIEDIIGLGDNLTVTSGYPPYTYTWSSSNDPEWISHDMNPQVSPRDDTTYTLTVNDKYGSEVCGACTDTDEIAIKVIKGSITINKVVKNESTNRKFVIWIYGPDGKRWAKSIRDGDSVTLGYLRPGNYQIKEVVPMNYKLVGISANAVNITANSLDKNITVTNKRSNDSWFYDEDEAINSFTVNMFNGENTTKDTNKDIALYFKEPLPQIVQEKKIAVALV; this is encoded by the coding sequence ATGAGAAAAATGAAATTAGGGGTTGCTTATCTGCTTATATTAGTATTGATATTAGGCAGTGGCTTTGGCAATATAGCATATGGTGCGAGTAATAGTGACTCAGTAAATGAAAAAGTAGAGGATTCAACAGATAATGCAGAGGATTCAACAGATAATGCAGAGGATTCAACAGATAATGTAGAGGATTCAACAGATAATGCAGAGGATTCAACAGATAATGCAGAGGATTCAACAGATAGTGTAAAGGATTCAACGGATAATGCAGAGGATTCAACGGATAATGCAGAGGATTCAACAGATAGTACAGAGGATTCATCAGATAGTACAGAGGATTCATCAGATAGTGCAGAAGAACCAGTGGAGACGCCAGAGGAACCAGTAGAGACGCCGGAAGAACCAGTAGAGACGCCGGAAGAACCAGTGGAGACGCCAGAGGAACCAGTAGAGACGCCGGAAGAACCAGTGGAGACGCCAGAGGAACCAGTAGAGACGCCGGAAGAACCAGTGGGGACGCCAGAGGAACCAGTGGAGACGCCAGAAGAACCAGCAGAGACGCCAGAAGAGCCAGTGGAGACGCCAGAGGAGCCAGTGGAGACGCCAGAGGAGCCAGCAGAGACGCCAGAGGAGCCAGTAGAGACGCCAGAAGAAGCAGCAGAGACGCCAGAAGAGCCAGTGGAGACGCCAGAGGAGCCAGATGAGACACCCGAAGAGCCAGTAGAGCTACCAGAGGAGCCAGTAATTCCACCTGAAGAAGTAATACCACCAGAGTTGCCATTGGAGCCTATAGTTCCAGAGGTAATACCTGAGCCAAGCTTATATGTGTCCGTTGAAACTGATAGGGATGCGTATAAATTTTGGGAACCTATAGAATACACTATAAATATAATTAATAATGGTAATGTTGATATTACTGATATAGGTGTTGAAGATGATTTGACAGGAGTAGATGATTTTATAGAACTATTACCTGTAGGTGAAGAAAGGTCTATTCATACAAATTACCAGGTGCTATCTGAAAAGGGAATAGAAAATAAGATGTTAGTTAATAAGGTATATATTACAGCAGTAAGTGAAGAAATAATATTAAATGAGGAAGAAACATCAATAGTTCAGCTAAAGGGGCCAGATAAGATTCACGAAGAATGTGATAGTGATTTTATAGAGAAACAAATGTATGAGAAAATACCCGAGGAATATTTAGAAAAATTAGGTGTGATTAAAAGAATCTCAAGTAAGAGAATGGCTAGGAGTTTAATGGCTAAGTCTTTAGATTCTATTGTAACAAATTATACTGATACTATAGTAGTAGATAAGAGGGCAAATGAAGTAGAAGGCTGTAGAGAATATGAAGTGAAATTGGATATTACTGGAACACCTCCAGAAACCCCGTTAGATGTAGTGTTGGTAATAGATAGATCTGGTAGTATGAAATCAGGTAGTCCCAGTTCTATGGATTATGCTAAGGATGCGGCAAAGGAATTTACAGAAAAGGTATTAAATAATAATCCCAATAATAGAGTTGCTGTGGTAAGTTTCGAATATGTAGGAGAATATCACGATTTTTTATTTTGGGGATGGTGGGACGATGGAAATCTATATGATGATACATCTATAAATTCCAATTTCTCTAACAACTTATCTTCTTTAAAAGGAGCTATTAATAGTATCGTAGCCAATGGAGGTACTAATACTGAGGCTGGATTCATAAGGGCTAGTAATTTGATGTCCTCTTATGGAAGGCCAGAGGCAAATAAAGCCATAGTGTTATTAACTGATGGAGTCCCAACAGTAAGCATAGGAAGGGAATATGGACCTAGTAATCCTGATAACCATAATAGTCATACCATAGCAGCATATGAAGCTGGTCGAAATGCTCAATTTGGTGGTGATGTTCAAGTATTTACTGTAGGTTTATTAGGAGAAGTTCCATCTAATTCTTTAGATATAGCAAGGGATACATTGGATAGAGCACAAAATGCAGGATATTATGAAACAGATTCGGCAGTTGATTTATCGGATATATATGAGAACATAGCTGGTCAATTAGGTTATTCTGCCAAGGATGCGGAGGTTATTGATGTAATAAATGATAATTTTGTATTATTAAGTGATTTCAGCGAAAATGATGATGTAAGTTATGATGAAGATACAAGAACTATAAGATGGACACCTGGCACTATAATCAATGAGAGTAGTTTAACTTATAGATTAAGGGCAAAATGTTCATTTCAAGGAGGAGAGAGTATACCTACTAATGATTGGGCTAAATTAGATTATAACGATGTAAATGGAAATCATAGTACAAAAGATTTTCCTATACCCAATGTAAATGTACAACCACCATTATCGGTGGATTTAGGAGAGGATAAGGAGATAATAATTGAAGATATCATAGGATTAGGAGACAATTTAACTGTGACTTCAGGTTATCCACCATATACTTATACATGGAGTAGTAGTAATGATCCTGAATGGATATCCCATGATATGAATCCCCAAGTTTCTCCTAGAGATGATACAACATATACATTGACAGTTAATGACAAATATGGCAGTGAAGTCTGTGGAGCATGTACAGATACTGACGAGATAGCTATAAAAGTAATTAAGGGAAGCATTACAATTAATAAAGTAGTTAAGAATGAGAGTACAAATAGAAAATTTGTAATATGGATATATGGTCCCGATGGAAAGAGATGGGCTAAATCAATTAGAGATGGAGATTCAGTAACATTAGGATATCTAAGGCCAGGTAATTATCAGATAAAGGAAGTTGTGCCTATGAATTATAAATTAGTAGGAATAAGTGCTAATGCTGTCAATATTACTGCTAATAGTTTAGATAAAAATATAACAGTTACCAATAAGAGAAGCAATGACAGCTGGTTTTATGATGAAGATGAAGCTATAAATAGTTTTACGGTAAATATGTTCAATGGAGAGAATACAACAAAAGACACCAACAAGGATATAGCTTTATATTTCAAAGAGCCCTTACCTCAAATTGTACAGGAGAAAAAAATTGCAGTTGCATTAGTATAG